A genomic segment from Clostridium perfringens encodes:
- a CDS encoding class D sortase, with product MKKILVILILIGISLISVASYIDYKDNNIKNDLISNYENNSSIDNSIEKENDNIENKISNEFEYKEETINSKRTNVIGILEIKSIGLKAPIVDGEENLDYVVAKYRNSANFGQVGNVILAGHNNMKGSIFKNLYKVKIGDIIEIKTDNNIYKYKLTERVIVNPSDSSLLTQDISKKEITLITCINRAKERLILKGKII from the coding sequence ATGAAAAAAATCTTAGTAATATTAATACTAATAGGAATAAGTTTAATATCAGTTGCTTCTTATATAGATTATAAAGATAATAATATTAAAAATGATCTTATAAGTAATTATGAAAATAATTCTAGTATAGATAATTCTATTGAAAAAGAAAATGATAATATCGAAAATAAGATATCTAATGAATTTGAATATAAAGAAGAAACTATAAATAGTAAAAGAACAAATGTAATTGGAATTTTAGAAATAAAAAGTATAGGACTTAAAGCTCCTATTGTAGATGGAGAAGAAAACTTAGATTATGTTGTAGCAAAGTATAGAAATAGTGCTAATTTTGGACAAGTAGGAAATGTTATTCTAGCTGGACATAATAATATGAAAGGTTCTATATTTAAAAATTTATATAAAGTAAAAATTGGTGATATTATAGAAATTAAAACTGACAATAATATTTACAAGTATAAATTAACAGAAAGAGTTATAGTAAATCCAAGTGATTCTAGTCTATTAACTCAAGATATATCTAAAAAAGAAATAACATTAATAACTTGTATAAACAGAGCTAAAGAGAGATTGATACTTAAAGGTAAAATTATTTAA
- a CDS encoding sporulation initiation factor Spo0A C-terminal domain-containing protein: MDKGQDKVIKFYIENSIEIGEFSLEKEVNELLSEFITPYKRSFEAIKIGVILLVNNIEYRNKATKLYEKIAEILDSTYSSIYRSIRYSLDVAYWQGRLKNKSIGEYKFIEPQTKPTPFEFMNMIREQISTKMNRCFVAKSKALKGGDVIG, encoded by the coding sequence GTGGATAAAGGACAAGATAAAGTTATTAAATTTTATATTGAAAATAGTATAGAAATTGGAGAGTTTAGTTTAGAAAAAGAAGTTAATGAACTCCTTTCTGAATTTATTACTCCATATAAAAGGAGCTTTGAAGCTATAAAGATAGGAGTAATTTTATTAGTTAATAATATTGAATATAGAAACAAAGCAACAAAATTATATGAAAAAATTGCTGAAATATTAGATAGTACATATAGTTCAATATATAGGTCTATTAGATATTCATTGGATGTTGCATATTGGCAAGGAAGGTTAAAAAATAAAAGCATAGGTGAATATAAGTTTATCGAACCACAAACAAAACCAACTCCTTTTGAATTTATGAATATGATTAGAGAGCAAATAAGTACAAAAATGAATAGATGCTTTGTTGCTAAAAGTAAAGCTTTGAAAGGGGGTGATGTAATTGGCTAG
- a CDS encoding VirD4-like conjugal transfer protein, CD1115 family, producing the protein MSFFSNLKNTISNELRSNEKYKNEKFNLGRFVSSNKTLVTLTLSILLAVTIIVNIIVGAFTTLTSFNSDTISSFSVLKSMFNITLIFKYPLFYLLIYIVLCIPILKLVFDLKKSFISLEDGQKGTSRFTTLEEIKAQYKEVPEKKEGFKGGGGVPISRHKDKIYIDTSPVNNLIIGTTRSGKGEMFVVPLIDIYSRAEEQASMVLNDPKGELVAMSKDTLEKRGYRVEVLNLLNPLNSISYNPLQLIIDAYEKGELDEAQNLCKTLTYALYYNPSAKDPFWQNSAMTLVNGLILAIIDECLNKCKILDVKIKDFENKINELRNKINEVENTEEIKIINNKIEAHKEAIKELEKRKKEENSKITLYTVANMLSELGGDTDDDGNKLDNYFQSLPANSVAKMQYATSKFADGSARGSIFAVAMAELSRFTMSSIAKMTAKNSINLKEVGFSRYIEKVVKVEVKEKLEDDKKINFIKTNISECIGAFSGLEKVEIMKGYEPNEDRFIEEIRAFGSKGNEIIKGIEVDTSDLDVNEVGEYIIKFRVLDTDYDNKPIALFMVTPDYDGSNHVLASIFIRQLYYVLSKEASLFDTAKCEREVIFILDEFGNMPPIEGMGTLTTVCLGRRIRFNMIIQAYSQLKKLYGEDEKTIVGNCGNVIYILTNDNDTAEEISKSLGDKTIVNQSRSGEILDITKNRTESVDSRRLLLPEELKKFKEGETVVLRVIKRQDLKRSKIVPNPIYNHGETAFKYRYEYLSEDFNNENVFKNIKIKSKHRNLDLDSLLIDFNESKDEYISKIDKQLNNIISAYDRNLNVNEDINTIKEDCIENFEEKANETEIYCSEKDITLGEFLDYSFIMKLNTYNNRFRELRDIKFNKDTPFSEFEKLYNFEGSKHLEEYNKILNILKAKKVTGGEEK; encoded by the coding sequence ATGAGCTTTTTTAGTAACTTAAAAAATACAATATCTAATGAACTTAGAAGCAATGAAAAATACAAAAATGAAAAATTTAATTTAGGTAGATTTGTTTCTAGTAATAAAACACTTGTTACATTAACATTAAGCATTTTATTAGCTGTAACTATAATAGTAAATATAATTGTAGGAGCTTTTACTACTTTAACATCTTTTAATTCAGATACTATTTCTAGTTTTAGTGTTTTAAAAAGTATGTTTAATATAACTTTGATTTTTAAATATCCACTTTTTTATTTATTAATTTATATTGTTTTATGTATACCAATTTTAAAGCTTGTATTTGATTTGAAAAAATCTTTTATTAGCTTAGAAGATGGTCAAAAAGGGACTAGCCGTTTTACTACACTAGAAGAAATAAAAGCACAATACAAAGAAGTTCCAGAAAAAAAAGAAGGGTTTAAAGGGGGAGGTGGAGTTCCAATTTCTAGACATAAAGATAAAATTTATATTGATACAAGTCCAGTAAATAATTTAATTATAGGTACTACTAGAAGTGGTAAAGGAGAAATGTTTGTAGTTCCATTAATAGATATTTATTCTAGGGCTGAAGAACAAGCTTCTATGGTTTTGAATGATCCAAAGGGTGAATTAGTAGCTATGTCTAAAGATACACTAGAAAAACGAGGATACAGAGTTGAAGTGTTAAACTTATTAAATCCTTTAAATTCAATAAGTTATAATCCGTTACAACTTATAATAGATGCTTATGAAAAAGGTGAATTAGACGAAGCTCAAAATTTGTGTAAAACATTAACATATGCTTTGTATTATAATCCTTCTGCTAAAGACCCATTTTGGCAAAATTCAGCAATGACACTTGTCAATGGGTTGATTTTAGCGATAATAGATGAATGTCTTAATAAATGCAAAATATTAGATGTGAAAATAAAAGATTTTGAAAATAAGATAAATGAATTAAGAAATAAGATTAATGAAGTTGAAAATACTGAAGAAATAAAAATTATAAATAATAAAATTGAAGCACATAAAGAAGCTATTAAAGAATTAGAAAAGAGAAAAAAAGAAGAAAATTCAAAGATAACTCTATATACAGTAGCTAATATGCTTTCTGAACTTGGAGGAGATACAGATGATGATGGTAATAAGTTAGACAATTATTTTCAAAGCTTACCAGCTAATTCGGTAGCTAAAATGCAATATGCTACAAGTAAATTTGCCGATGGAAGTGCTAGAGGAAGTATTTTTGCTGTCGCTATGGCAGAGCTTTCACGTTTTACAATGAGCAGTATAGCTAAAATGACTGCTAAAAATTCTATTAATTTAAAAGAAGTTGGATTTAGTAGATATATTGAAAAAGTAGTAAAAGTAGAAGTTAAAGAAAAATTAGAAGATGATAAAAAAATAAATTTTATTAAAACTAATATAAGTGAATGTATAGGAGCTTTTAGTGGGTTAGAAAAAGTAGAAATAATGAAAGGTTATGAACCCAATGAAGATAGATTTATAGAAGAGATTAGAGCTTTTGGAAGTAAAGGTAATGAAATTATAAAGGGTATAGAAGTTGATACTTCTGATTTAGATGTAAATGAAGTAGGAGAATATATAATTAAGTTTAGGGTTCTTGATACTGATTATGACAATAAACCAATAGCTCTATTTATGGTAACTCCTGATTATGATGGTTCTAATCATGTATTAGCTAGTATTTTTATAAGGCAACTTTATTATGTTTTATCAAAGGAGGCTTCTCTATTCGATACTGCAAAATGTGAAAGAGAAGTTATTTTTATATTAGATGAATTTGGAAATATGCCACCAATAGAAGGAATGGGAACATTAACTACTGTTTGTTTAGGTAGAAGAATAAGATTTAATATGATAATTCAAGCTTATTCTCAATTAAAAAAATTATATGGTGAAGATGAAAAAACAATTGTTGGTAACTGTGGAAATGTTATTTATATTTTGACAAATGATAATGATACTGCTGAAGAAATATCAAAATCTTTAGGAGATAAAACAATAGTTAATCAATCAAGATCAGGAGAGATACTGGATATAACTAAAAATAGAACAGAAAGTGTTGATAGTAGAAGACTTTTACTTCCTGAAGAATTAAAGAAATTTAAAGAAGGAGAAACAGTTGTATTAAGGGTTATAAAAAGACAAGATTTGAAAAGAAGTAAAATAGTTCCAAATCCAATTTATAATCATGGTGAAACTGCATTTAAATATAGATATGAATATTTAAGTGAAGATTTTAATAATGAAAATGTATTTAAAAATATAAAAATAAAAAGTAAACATAGAAATTTAGACTTAGATAGCTTATTAATAGATTTTAATGAAAGTAAAGATGAATATATAAGTAAAATAGATAAGCAGTTGAATAATATTATAAGTGCTTATGATAGAAATTTAAATGTAAATGAAGATATAAATACTATTAAAGAAGATTGCATTGAAAATTTTGAAGAAAAGGCTAATGAAACTGAAATTTATTGTAGTGAAAAAGATATTACTTTAGGTGAGTTCTTAGACTACTCATTTATTATGAAGTTAAATACTTATAATAATAGGTTTAGGGAATTAAGAGATATAAAATTTAATAAAGATACTCCTTTTAGTGAATTTGAAAAGTTATATAACTTTGAAGGAAGTAAACATTTAGAAGAATATAATAAAATTTTAAATATTCTAAAAGCTAAAAAAGTTACAGGAGGTGAAGAAAAGTGA